From the genome of Globicephala melas chromosome 11, mGloMel1.2, whole genome shotgun sequence, one region includes:
- the USP4 gene encoding ubiquitin carboxyl-terminal hydrolase 4 isoform X6: MRLSEADALQDWRRSSTAPSRNFTTSPTSSASPYSSVSASPISNGDSTNTSGMHSSGVSRGGSGFSASYNCQESPSTHVQPGLCGLGNLGNTCFMNSALQCLSNTAPLTDYFLKDEYEAEINRDNPLGMKGEIAEAYAELIKQMWSGRDAHVAPRTFKSFSTHLSDSAPTSGPRILQIIICITQVGRFAPQFSGYQQQDSQELLAFLLDGLHEDLNRVKKKPYLELRDANGRPDAVVAKEAWENHRLRNDSVIVDTFHGLFKSTLVCPECAKVSVTFDPFCYLTLPLPLKKDRVMEIFLVPADPRCRPTQYRVIVPLMGAVSDLCEALSRLSGIAVENMVVTDVYNHRFHKIFQMDEGLNHIMPRDDIFVYEVCSTSTDGSECVTLPVYFRERKSRPSSTSTGAVLYGQPLLVSVPKYKLTLESLYQAVCERISRYIKQPLPDESGSSPLELGSCNGSRGSCEGEDEEEMEHQEEGREQLSETEDSGEDELGSDHGETTQKKLKGRPCPKRLFTFCLVNSYGTADLNSLAADGKLLKLNSRSTLAIDWDSETRSRYYDEQESETYEKHVSMLQPQKKKKTAVALRDCIELFTTMETLGEHDPWYCPNCKKHQQATKKFDLWSLPKILVVHLKRFSYNRYWRDKLDTVVEFPVRALNMSEFVCDLSARPYVYDLIAVSNHYGAMGVGHYTAYAKNKLNGKWYYFDDSSVSLASEDQIVTKAAYVLFYQRRDDELYKTTSLSFPGSFDGGTRPGSLQQGMGDDETCSMDTN; the protein is encoded by the exons ATGAGGCTCAGTGAAGCAGATGCTCTTCAGGATTGGAGAAG ATCAAGCACTGCGCCTAGCAGAAATTTTACTACCTCTCCAACATCATCAGCAAGTCCCTATTCCTCAGTATCTGCCTCTCCCATTTCAAATGGTGATAGCACTAACACCTCTGGGATGCACAGTTCCGGTGTCAGCAGGGG TGGATCTGGCTTCTCTGCTTCGTATAATTGTCAGGAGTCCCCATCAACTCACGTACAACCTGGGCTCTGTGGACTTGGAAACCTGGGAAACACCTGCTTCATGAACTCCGCCTTGCAG TGCTTAAGCAACACTGCACCACTGACCGACTACTTTCTCAAAGATGAGTATGAGGCTGAAATCAACAGGGACAACCCTCTGggaatgaaaggggaaattgcaGAGGCCTATGCAGAGCTCATTAAGCAGATGTGGTCTGGAAGGGATGCTCACGTGGCACCTCGCACGTTCAAA TCATTTAGCACACACTTAAGTGACTCAGCCCCCACCTCTGGGCCGAGGATACTTCAGATAATCATTTGTATT ACTCAGGTGGGACGTTTTGCCCCTCAGTTTTCTGGCTACCAACAACAAGACTCTCAGGAGCTGTTAGCCTTTCTTCTAGATGGATTGCACGAAGATCTGAACCGAGTGAAGAAAAAACCGTACCTGGAGCTGAGGGATGCCAATGGGCGGCCAGATGCG gttgtggcAAAGGAAGCCTGGGAGAATCATAGGTTGAGGAATGACTCTGTGATTGTGGACACGTTCCATGGCCTCTTCAAATCTACCTTGGTTTGCCCAGAATGTGCTAAGGTTTCTGTGACCTTTGATCCATTTTGCTATCTAACTCTCCCACTGCCCTTGAAGAAAGATCGAGTTATGGAGATCTTCCTGGTTCCCGCTGACCCTCGCTGCAGACCTACCCAG TACCGTGTGATTGTGCCGCTGATGGGGGCTGTGTCTGACCTGTGTGAGGCTCTCTCCAGGCTGTCTGGCATTGCTGTGGAAAAC ATGGTGGTCACAGATGTGTATAATCACCGGTTCCACAAAATTTTCCAAATGGATGAAGGTTTAAACCACATCATGCCTCGGGATGACATTTTCGT GTACGAGGTCTGCAGCACTTCCACAGACGGCTCTGAATGTGTCACGCTTCCAGTGTACTTCAGGGAAAGGAAATCCAGGCCGTCGAGCACTTCCACTGGGGCAGTGCTATATGGGCAGCCACTGCTGGTTTCTGTCCCCAAGTACAAGCTCACCCTCGAGTCTTTGTACCAGGCTGTTTGTGAGCGTATCAG cCGCTATATAAAACAACCTTTGCCTGATGAGTCTGGCAGCTCGCCCTTGGAGCTGGGGTCCTGCAATGGCTCCAGGGGCAGCTGTGAAG GAGAAGACGAAGAAGAAATGGAGCATCAGGAAGAAGGCAGAGAGCAGCTTTCAGAAACAGAGGACAGTGGGGAGGATGAGCTGGGAAGTGACCATGGCGAGACCACCCAAAAGAAGCTCAAAGGCCGACCCTGCCCAAAAAGGCTTTTTACCTTCTGCCTTGTGAACTCCTATGGCACAGCCGACCTAAATTCCCTTGCAGCTGATGGGAAACTGCTTAAACTCAACT CTCGATCCACACTAGCCATCGATTGGGATAGTGAGACCCGGAGCCGTTATTACGATGAGCAGGAATCTGAG ACCTACGAGAAGCACGTCAGCATGTTGCAgcctcagaagaaaaagaagacagcagTGGCCCTGAGAGACTGCATCGAGCTCTTCACTACCATGGAGACCCTTGGGGAGCATGACCCCTG GTACTGTCCCAACTGTAAGAAGCATCAACAGGCCACAAAGAAGTTTGACCTGTGGTCCTTGCCGAAGATTCTGGTGGTCCACCTCAAACGTTTCTCCTACAATAGATACTGGAGGGACAAACTTGATACAGTTGTGGAATTCCCAGTCAG AGCTCTGAACATGTCTGAGTTTGTCTGTGACCTGTCAGCAAGGCCTTATGTGTACGACCTCATTGCCGTGTCCAATCATTATGGAGCCATGGGGGTTGGCCACT ACACTGCGTACGCGAAGAACAAACTGAATGGGAAATGGTATTACTTTGATGATAGCAGTGTGTCCCTGGCCTCCGAGGATCAAATAGTG ACGAAAGCAGCTTATGTGCTGTTTTACCAGCGGCGAGATGATGAGTTGTATAAGACGACTTCACTCAGTTTTCCTGGATCCTTTGATGGAGGGACGAGACCAGGCAGCTTACAGCAGGGCATGGGGGATGATGAGACTTGCAGCATGGACACCAACTGA
- the USP4 gene encoding ubiquitin carboxyl-terminal hydrolase 4 isoform X5: protein MPQQTALPRVLVIEPQNEDGTWPRQTLQSKSSTAPSRNFTTSPTSSASPYSSVSASPISNGDSTNTSGMHSSGVSRGGSGFSASYNCQESPSTHVQPGLCGLGNLGNTCFMNSALQCLSNTAPLTDYFLKDEYEAEINRDNPLGMKGEIAEAYAELIKQMWSGRDAHVAPRTFKSFSTHLSDSAPTSGPRILQIIICITQVGRFAPQFSGYQQQDSQELLAFLLDGLHEDLNRVKKKPYLELRDANGRPDAVVAKEAWENHRLRNDSVIVDTFHGLFKSTLVCPECAKVSVTFDPFCYLTLPLPLKKDRVMEIFLVPADPRCRPTQYRVIVPLMGAVSDLCEALSRLSGIAVENMVVTDVYNHRFHKIFQMDEGLNHIMPRDDIFVYEVCSTSTDGSECVTLPVYFRERKSRPSSTSTGAVLYGQPLLVSVPKYKLTLESLYQAVCERISRYIKQPLPDESGSSPLELGSCNGSRGSCEGEDEEEMEHQEEGREQLSETEDSGEDELGSDHGETTQKKLKGRPCPKRLFTFCLVNSYGTADLNSLAADGKLLKLNSRSTLAIDWDSETRSRYYDEQESETYEKHVSMLQPQKKKKTAVALRDCIELFTTMETLGEHDPWYCPNCKKHQQATKKFDLWSLPKILVVHLKRFSYNRYWRDKLDTVVEFPVRALNMSEFVCDLSARPYVYDLIAVSNHYGAMGVGHYTAYAKNKLNGKWYYFDDSSVSLASEDQIVTKAAYVLFYQRRDDELYKTTSLSFPGSFDGGTRPGSLQQGMGDDETCSMDTN, encoded by the exons ATCAAGCACTGCGCCTAGCAGAAATTTTACTACCTCTCCAACATCATCAGCAAGTCCCTATTCCTCAGTATCTGCCTCTCCCATTTCAAATGGTGATAGCACTAACACCTCTGGGATGCACAGTTCCGGTGTCAGCAGGGG TGGATCTGGCTTCTCTGCTTCGTATAATTGTCAGGAGTCCCCATCAACTCACGTACAACCTGGGCTCTGTGGACTTGGAAACCTGGGAAACACCTGCTTCATGAACTCCGCCTTGCAG TGCTTAAGCAACACTGCACCACTGACCGACTACTTTCTCAAAGATGAGTATGAGGCTGAAATCAACAGGGACAACCCTCTGggaatgaaaggggaaattgcaGAGGCCTATGCAGAGCTCATTAAGCAGATGTGGTCTGGAAGGGATGCTCACGTGGCACCTCGCACGTTCAAA TCATTTAGCACACACTTAAGTGACTCAGCCCCCACCTCTGGGCCGAGGATACTTCAGATAATCATTTGTATT ACTCAGGTGGGACGTTTTGCCCCTCAGTTTTCTGGCTACCAACAACAAGACTCTCAGGAGCTGTTAGCCTTTCTTCTAGATGGATTGCACGAAGATCTGAACCGAGTGAAGAAAAAACCGTACCTGGAGCTGAGGGATGCCAATGGGCGGCCAGATGCG gttgtggcAAAGGAAGCCTGGGAGAATCATAGGTTGAGGAATGACTCTGTGATTGTGGACACGTTCCATGGCCTCTTCAAATCTACCTTGGTTTGCCCAGAATGTGCTAAGGTTTCTGTGACCTTTGATCCATTTTGCTATCTAACTCTCCCACTGCCCTTGAAGAAAGATCGAGTTATGGAGATCTTCCTGGTTCCCGCTGACCCTCGCTGCAGACCTACCCAG TACCGTGTGATTGTGCCGCTGATGGGGGCTGTGTCTGACCTGTGTGAGGCTCTCTCCAGGCTGTCTGGCATTGCTGTGGAAAAC ATGGTGGTCACAGATGTGTATAATCACCGGTTCCACAAAATTTTCCAAATGGATGAAGGTTTAAACCACATCATGCCTCGGGATGACATTTTCGT GTACGAGGTCTGCAGCACTTCCACAGACGGCTCTGAATGTGTCACGCTTCCAGTGTACTTCAGGGAAAGGAAATCCAGGCCGTCGAGCACTTCCACTGGGGCAGTGCTATATGGGCAGCCACTGCTGGTTTCTGTCCCCAAGTACAAGCTCACCCTCGAGTCTTTGTACCAGGCTGTTTGTGAGCGTATCAG cCGCTATATAAAACAACCTTTGCCTGATGAGTCTGGCAGCTCGCCCTTGGAGCTGGGGTCCTGCAATGGCTCCAGGGGCAGCTGTGAAG GAGAAGACGAAGAAGAAATGGAGCATCAGGAAGAAGGCAGAGAGCAGCTTTCAGAAACAGAGGACAGTGGGGAGGATGAGCTGGGAAGTGACCATGGCGAGACCACCCAAAAGAAGCTCAAAGGCCGACCCTGCCCAAAAAGGCTTTTTACCTTCTGCCTTGTGAACTCCTATGGCACAGCCGACCTAAATTCCCTTGCAGCTGATGGGAAACTGCTTAAACTCAACT CTCGATCCACACTAGCCATCGATTGGGATAGTGAGACCCGGAGCCGTTATTACGATGAGCAGGAATCTGAG ACCTACGAGAAGCACGTCAGCATGTTGCAgcctcagaagaaaaagaagacagcagTGGCCCTGAGAGACTGCATCGAGCTCTTCACTACCATGGAGACCCTTGGGGAGCATGACCCCTG GTACTGTCCCAACTGTAAGAAGCATCAACAGGCCACAAAGAAGTTTGACCTGTGGTCCTTGCCGAAGATTCTGGTGGTCCACCTCAAACGTTTCTCCTACAATAGATACTGGAGGGACAAACTTGATACAGTTGTGGAATTCCCAGTCAG AGCTCTGAACATGTCTGAGTTTGTCTGTGACCTGTCAGCAAGGCCTTATGTGTACGACCTCATTGCCGTGTCCAATCATTATGGAGCCATGGGGGTTGGCCACT ACACTGCGTACGCGAAGAACAAACTGAATGGGAAATGGTATTACTTTGATGATAGCAGTGTGTCCCTGGCCTCCGAGGATCAAATAGTG ACGAAAGCAGCTTATGTGCTGTTTTACCAGCGGCGAGATGATGAGTTGTATAAGACGACTTCACTCAGTTTTCCTGGATCCTTTGATGGAGGGACGAGACCAGGCAGCTTACAGCAGGGCATGGGGGATGATGAGACTTGCAGCATGGACACCAACTGA
- the C11H3orf62 gene encoding uncharacterized protein C3orf62 homolog: MRGPEPGEGEWFRLHCRFLPPGEPRAAPDPTEEKAPGVGVSLLSDPWCGSNLRKLWQILHLGVVYNLICNIIFTLLCAFPVYCIIKTWSLLGEMSEKLRRCRKELTAAIDRAFEGLSHSQECSGMQRQELDAAPLSFPFPMHRLLCRRHPLAACSSAAPFSPVPFAPGNESPAFAPNHEPVSAKTRALCPKRKPLTSKENISMHSSILAPERQFWRAAGDGENWRKDSLRKDMEKDLKVESNMPLSSSSQEVTKDLLDMIDHTGIQTIEELAGKLEFENELNRVCGCCEDSPFKADAWALLVDESPQEASDADPGSLKQAFYDHSIVETVLDLEEDYNLLTSFKYRIE; the protein is encoded by the exons ATGAGGGGCCCGGagccgggggagggggagtggttCCGGCTCCACTGCCGGTTCCTCCCTCCCGGAGAACCGCGGGCCGCACCTGACCCCACGGAGGAAAAAGCGCCGGGAGTGGGGGTTTCCCTGCTCTCCGACCCATGGTGTGGGTCAAACTTAAGGAAATTGTGGCAAATACTCCATTTGGGGGTGGTTTACAACCTCATCTGTAACATTATTTTCACGTTGCTGTGTGCATTTCCAGTGTATTGTATAATAAAGACATGGTCGCTTTTAGGGGAGATGTCTGAAAAACTGAGAAGATGCAGAAAGGAGCTGACTGCAGCCATTGACCGGGCCTTTGAAGGACTCAGTCATTCCCAGGAGTGCTCAGGCATGCAGAGGCAGGAGCTGGACGCTGCGCcgctttctttccccttccccatgcACAGGCTCCTCTGCAGGAGGCACCCGCTGGCAGCCTGCTCCTCTGCGGCTCCTTTCTCTCCTGTCCCGTTTGCTCCTGGGAATGAGAGCCCTGCCTTTGCACCAAACCACGAACCCGTGAGTGCAAAGACACGTGCTCTATGCCCCAAAAGAAAACCTCTGACCAGCAAGGAAAACATATCGATGCATTCCTCGATTTTGGCACCTGAAAGACAGTTTTGGAGAGCGGCAGGAGATGGGGagaactggagaaaagacagtctaag GAAAGATATGGAGAAAGATTTGAAGGTTGAGTCAAACATGCCACTCAGCAGTTCTAGCCAAGAGGTCACAAAGGATTTGCTTGACATGATCG accaTACAGGCATCCAAACTATTGAAGAATTGGCTGGAAAACTAGAATTTGAAAATGAGTTGAACCGTGTGTGTGGTTGCTGTGAAGATTCTCCCTTCAAGGCGGACGCCTGGGCCCTGCTGGTGGACGAGAGCCCTCAGGAAGCCTCGGATGCAGACCCTGGCAGCCTCAAGCAGGCTTTCTATGATCACAGTATCGTGGAGACTGTTCTGGACTTGGAAGAGGACTACAATTTGCTGACCTCTTTTAAATACCGAATTGAGTAA